A genomic region of Branchiostoma lanceolatum isolate klBraLanc5 chromosome 4, klBraLanc5.hap2, whole genome shotgun sequence contains the following coding sequences:
- the LOC136431986 gene encoding neuronal acetylcholine receptor subunit alpha-7-like, translated as MYCNSIAERNHSPCRSVQETNFSCCPDNPWPYIELHVHLTRRRLFYIINMVVPCLDLLVLNLAAFYIPPDSGERLGFTITVLLSLVVFQQLLTTQLPATSTSTPMLGQFFTATIVLVTISLLITILVLRLSHPSHPSRPLPRWLHVLILHYMASFFCMCNIAKDRSIFKKTRKGNHDLLYDDGTEMKDIRHDIRYENGQNDCAHRSLVSLLHQISSKMEDISAHLQTNVKDGEEESEWKMAALVLDRAAMLGTLVASIVISLVFLL; from the exons ATGTACTGCAACAGCATCGCCGAAAGAAACCATTCCCCCTGTCGTTCTGTCCAGGAGACGAACTTCTCCTGCTGCCCAGATAACCCCTGGCCATACATTGAGCTGCACGTCCACCTCACGCGCCGCCGCCTGTTCTACATCATCAACATGGTGGTCCCGTGTCTGGACCTGTTGGTGTTGAACCTAGCGGCCTTCTACATCCCGCCTGACAGCGGTG AGAGGCTGGGTTTTACCATCACGGTCCTCCTGTCGCTGGTGGTGTTTCAGCAACTCCTGACCACACAGCTCCCCGCCACTTCCACATCTACACCCATGCTCG GCCAGTTCTTCACCGCCACCATTGTCCTGGTCACCATCTCGCTGCTCATCACCATCCTGGTTCTCCGGTTGTCCCACCCCAGCCACCCGTCCCGGCCGTTACCCCGCTGGCTCCACGTGCTCATTCTCCACTACATGGCGTCCTTCTTCTGCATGTGCAACATCGCTAAAGACCGGTCTATCTTCAAGAAGACGCGAAAAGGCAACCACGACTTGCTGTATGATGACGGCACCGAAATGAAGGACATCCGTCATGACATCCGATACGAGAACGGCCAAAACGATTGTGCGCATCGGTCCCTGGTGTCCCTACTTCATCAAATTTCATCAAAGATGGAGGACATCTCCGCCCACCTACAGACAAATGTAAAGGATGGTGAGGAAGAAAGCGAATGGAAGATGGCGGCCCTCGTACTGGACAGAGCTGCCATGTTGGGAACTCTCGTTGCCTCTATTGTTATCAGCCTAGTGTTCCTATTGTAG